In Gemmatimonadaceae bacterium, one DNA window encodes the following:
- a CDS encoding PAS domain S-box protein, whose protein sequence is MSFLDPQDPHGGHERLALLARTTSLFASGIDLNATLRNVADIFVPGLAQAAAIDLLEGPAFRRVAFAIDDAGASAPPPLEMTTESGLSPQERSMHELLQRGEPLVIQVRAFEDFPYPPTSAARADFLRAAMPLSVIVAPLRAHGVVLGVMQVMSMRGSRTYSADDASLVADVAQRAAFAIHNARLVRQLTNELELSSNALSLLEESERRYRRIFEGNPLPLWLYDLETLRFMDVNPAAVADYGYSRDEFLAMSILDIRPDSERDKVHAALRDIERGTHQPRVFRHRRKDGTVILAEIHSHDVELEGRRCRMVQAIDVTERVRTLQSLRSAEERHRLLTRVTKEAIWEWNGDSNTMEWTQALYDLFNFAPDEVIPTGTWFLSRIHPDDLGRSHEIQRLIAESGTETLTAAFRFQRGDGSYASVESRMVIARRDGKVERIVGSLADVTTEQAVSEQLAIAQRMEAVGRLAGGVAHDFNNLLTAIRGFASFALDDQLPSSRARDDIEQILQATDRAAALTRQLLAFSRRQVLQPQVVRVNELLRNLLKMLARVLGEDVEVQTFLDPDVAAVTVDPGQFEQVIMNLVVNARDAMPNGGLLTIETANVFLDEAYAETHLNATAGEHVMIAITDSGTGMDAATMARIFEPFFSTKERDKGTGLGLATSYGIIRQSLGHIWVYSEPGKGSTFKVYLPRAASDDACVPRTTSEGAMHLSGSETILVVEDDDRVRRVSTGALTRHGYHVLEARSAESALNVFKAEEEWIAMVVTDIVLPRMSGLALVREMRQLRPELRVLYVSGYTENAFLQSGAIDPAMDLLEKPFAPEALARRVRAILDRPATPRPLDS, encoded by the coding sequence ATGAGCTTCTTGGACCCTCAGGACCCTCACGGCGGCCACGAGCGTCTCGCCCTTCTGGCGCGAACGACCTCGCTCTTTGCTTCAGGCATCGACCTGAATGCCACGCTGCGGAACGTCGCGGACATCTTCGTCCCCGGCCTTGCTCAGGCGGCGGCGATCGACCTGCTGGAGGGCCCCGCCTTCCGGCGCGTCGCCTTCGCCATCGATGACGCCGGCGCCTCTGCGCCGCCACCGCTCGAGATGACGACGGAATCCGGGCTCTCGCCGCAGGAGCGCAGCATGCATGAGCTCCTGCAGCGCGGTGAACCGCTCGTCATCCAGGTGCGCGCCTTCGAGGACTTTCCGTACCCCCCAACGAGCGCCGCTCGCGCCGACTTCCTGCGCGCCGCCATGCCGCTCTCCGTGATTGTTGCGCCGCTGCGGGCGCACGGCGTGGTGTTGGGCGTGATGCAGGTCATGTCGATGCGGGGGAGCCGCACCTACTCCGCCGACGATGCGAGCCTGGTGGCCGACGTTGCCCAACGCGCCGCGTTCGCGATTCACAACGCGCGGCTGGTGCGTCAGCTCACCAACGAGCTCGAACTCAGCTCCAATGCGCTCTCGCTCCTCGAGGAATCGGAGCGTCGCTATCGCCGGATCTTCGAGGGAAATCCGCTCCCCCTCTGGCTCTACGACCTCGAAACGCTCCGCTTCATGGACGTGAACCCGGCGGCCGTGGCCGACTACGGCTACTCGCGCGACGAGTTCCTGGCCATGTCGATCCTCGACATCCGCCCCGACTCCGAGCGCGACAAGGTGCACGCCGCCCTCCGCGACATCGAGCGCGGGACCCACCAGCCGCGAGTCTTCCGCCACCGGCGCAAGGACGGGACGGTGATCCTCGCGGAGATACACTCGCACGACGTGGAGTTGGAAGGGCGCCGCTGCCGAATGGTGCAGGCAATCGATGTCACTGAGCGCGTACGCACGCTCCAGTCGCTGCGTAGCGCCGAGGAGCGCCATCGCCTCCTGACGCGCGTCACGAAGGAAGCGATCTGGGAATGGAACGGCGACAGCAACACGATGGAGTGGACGCAGGCCCTGTACGACCTCTTCAACTTTGCTCCTGACGAGGTCATCCCCACCGGGACGTGGTTCCTGTCGCGCATTCATCCCGACGACCTGGGACGCAGCCACGAGATCCAGCGCCTGATTGCCGAGTCGGGAACGGAGACGCTCACGGCCGCCTTCCGCTTTCAGCGCGGCGACGGGAGCTACGCGTCGGTGGAGAGCCGCATGGTCATTGCCCGACGCGACGGGAAGGTGGAGCGCATCGTCGGATCGCTCGCCGACGTCACCACCGAGCAGGCGGTGAGCGAGCAGCTGGCCATCGCGCAGCGCATGGAGGCGGTGGGGCGGCTGGCCGGGGGCGTGGCCCACGACTTCAACAACCTCCTCACCGCCATTCGCGGCTTTGCCTCGTTTGCCCTCGACGACCAGCTCCCGTCGAGCCGCGCCCGCGACGACATCGAGCAGATCCTGCAGGCGACCGATCGCGCCGCGGCGCTCACGCGCCAGCTCCTCGCCTTCTCGCGCCGCCAGGTGCTGCAACCGCAGGTGGTCCGCGTCAACGAGCTCCTGCGCAACCTGCTGAAGATGCTGGCCCGCGTGCTGGGCGAGGACGTCGAGGTGCAGACGTTCCTCGACCCCGACGTCGCCGCCGTCACCGTCGATCCGGGGCAGTTCGAGCAGGTCATCATGAACCTCGTGGTGAACGCCCGCGATGCGATGCCTAACGGCGGGCTCCTCACCATCGAGACGGCCAACGTCTTCCTCGACGAGGCCTACGCCGAGACGCACCTCAACGCCACCGCCGGCGAGCACGTGATGATCGCCATCACCGACTCGGGGACCGGGATGGATGCCGCGACCATGGCGCGCATCTTCGAGCCCTTCTTCTCCACCAAGGAGCGCGACAAGGGGACCGGGCTGGGGCTGGCCACGAGCTACGGCATCATTCGCCAATCGCTCGGCCACATCTGGGTCTACAGCGAGCCGGGCAAGGGGAGCACGTTCAAGGTCTACCTCCCCCGTGCCGCCAGCGACGACGCCTGCGTTCCTCGCACCACCTCCGAGGGGGCCATGCACCTCAGCGGCAGCGAGACGATCCTCGTGGTCGAGGATGACGACCGGGTGCGGCGCGTCTCCACCGGCGCACTCACGCGCCATGGCTATCACGTCCTCGAGGCACGCTCCGCCGAATCGGCGCTCAACGTCTTCAAGGCCGAGGAAGAATGGATCGCGATGGTCGTCACCGACATCGTCCTCCCGCGCATGAGCGGCCTCGCCCTGGTGCGAGAGATGCGGCAGCTACGACCCGAGCTGCGCGTTCTCTACGTCTCGGGGTACACCGAGAACGCCTTTCTCCAGTCGGGGGCGATCGATCCGGCGATGGACCTGCTGGAGAAGCCGTTTGCCCCCGAAGCGCTGGCGCGGCGAGTGCGCGCGATCCTCGATCGTCCGGCGACCCCGCGCCCGCTGGATTCGTAA